ATTATTTTCAGTACTTCCTATTTCTTCAAATTCATAATTTTGCTTAAAATCTATTTGTATAAGTTTTTTCATTTTTTTTGTATTATAAATATTTCCAGCTGTTGTAAGAAGATAAACTATTCCATCCCTCTCTTTAAAGTTCTCTAAATATAAATCGCTTCCTTTACTGTACCCATTTTTTACTTGAATACATATTTTTTCATTACGATTTTCAGAATTAACCATTTCAAATTCATAATTTTGAGTATTAGTTTTATTAGTACTAGGAATAACTACATATTTAAATTTATGATAAAGATAAAAGTGTAATAAATCTTCACAATCATAAGGTGAAAGTAGGTCATAGAAATTTTCTTTATTGTTTTTTATTTTATTATTTATATTATAATACTTATCTTTTTTATTATATATTATTTGAGAAATTGCAACTACAGATTTTTCATCAATTTCTATCAATGTTTCCTTTTGATAAAAAGCTACTAAAATACGTCCTGGAATATCACTTTCACTTCCTACTTCATACCATTCTATATCAGTAAACTGATTATTAATTCCTAACTTTAAAATATCACTATTTTTTTGACTATCTCTATAAGCATATAAATAATGACTTTTTTCTGTAACTCTTCCTAAATAGTATTTTCCTTTTGAACGTATCCAAATCAAATCATCTTTTTCTAAGTTATTTAGTCTAATAAGATTAGCATTTACTTTTCCATTAAAAAAGTTTTTCTTTTTACCTTTTATTGTCATATAACTATCTTCTTCAATAATTTCTTTATATTTTTTAAAATCATATTTTATCAATTTTTCATTAGCTTCTAATCTATTTTTTTCAACATCTGTAAGTTCATTATAAATATCTTCTCTAAGTGTCCAACCAATAGCTACTATTTTTCTTTTTATAAGTTCATTAGCTACTTTAGTCTCTAACTTATTTTTAACACTAACTTTTGGTTTAGTATGCAATCTCCAAACTCTACTCATAAATAACCCCCTCCAATAATGTTATTTCCTATATTATATCTAAAAAAATATTGTATTTCAATCAGAATTAATACTCTTCATAAGTTTAATTCCATTGAAGGGAACGACTTTATAAATATTCATAATTTTTTACTTATTAATACCAATATATTTCTAAATTTTTAATTTTATTTTAGGGAACTAAAATAAAATTTTACCATTCCTTGAAGAATAAAAAAAAAGTTGTATTCTATTGATATATAAAATAATAATGAGGTGGAGAAATGAAAAAAGTAGGTTTTGTTATACCAAGTTTTATATATGAGATTTTAGTTGGTGATATGGAATATTTTAGATTAAAATCGGGGGAATTAGGAAATAAAATCTTAAGTTATTATTTGGGAAAAACTATATTAGGAAAACTTGATTTTAAAACTAGTTCTTCTGAAAGAGTGCAATTTAATTTATCAAAAACTAATGAAAAAATATTAGAACAGTTAAAAAAAGAGAAGAAATTTGAGAAAGAGAGTGAGTATTTTAGAAATATATATTTCACTTATATCAATAATTTAAGGTATATAAGAGAAAGAATTATATTCAATAGAAATTTTGAAGATATAGAAAATGCTATTAAATTTAATAGGAAAATTATTATTGAATATCATTCTAAAATAAGAACAGTAAATCCATATCATATTTGCATTGCTAATAAAGAAGAAAGATCCTATCTATTTTGTTATTGTGAAGTAGCTAATGATTATAGAGCATTCAGAGTTTCCGAAATTAAGGATATTAAACTTTTAGATGTTAAGTTAGAAAGAAAAGATAGTCTTTATATAAATAATGTACAAGAGTCATTTGATCCATTTTTATCTTTTAATAAAAAAGTAAAAGTAAAATTTACTGAAAAAGGAGTAAAAAGATATGAAAAAGCATTAGTTAATAGGCCTAGATTAATTTCAAAAGAAAATGATATTTATACTTTTCAATGTAGTGAAAAGATGGCAAAAGTTTATTTTCCACAGTTTTATGCAGAAGTTGAAATTTTAGAGCCTATTTCATTAAGAGAAGAATTAAAAAAAGAATTTCAAAAAATATTAAATTTATATAAATAATATTGGAGGAATTATATGAGAGAAGATATGGTTTTTGTAAAAGGT
This Fusobacterium animalis 7_1 DNA region includes the following protein-coding sequences:
- a CDS encoding helix-turn-helix transcriptional regulator — its product is MKKVGFVIPSFIYEILVGDMEYFRLKSGELGNKILSYYLGKTILGKLDFKTSSSERVQFNLSKTNEKILEQLKKEKKFEKESEYFRNIYFTYINNLRYIRERIIFNRNFEDIENAIKFNRKIIIEYHSKIRTVNPYHICIANKEERSYLFCYCEVANDYRAFRVSEIKDIKLLDVKLERKDSLYINNVQESFDPFLSFNKKVKVKFTEKGVKRYEKALVNRPRLISKENDIYTFQCSEKMAKVYFPQFYAEVEILEPISLREELKKEFQKILNLYK